The DNA window GTATGCAGTGTTCTTTTTGCTGAATTGTATGCAATTTGGAGAGGTTTACTTCTTGCTTGGGAAAGTGAATTTCGTGAGGTTATTTGTGAAACAGACTGTTTAGAAACTCTTTTCTTGGTAAACCAAAGAATGCTTGGTAAGGATATTTCGGAATGGGATTTGGCAAAGCATATACAGGAGGTTATGAATTGGAATTGAAGAGTCTCTATTCTTTTAATTCAGAGAAATGCAAATAGTGTTACAGATTGTATGGCTAAAGCAGCTGCTTCTGGCGCAGACATTCACTCGAATTGGAGTCAACCATGGAGTAAATTTCAACATCTAATAGATTTAGATATGAACCTagccaattaatttgattttgtctctattttttttctttcctttctatttaGTCACAACAAAAAAAGGTTAATTTAGCCCATGATAGATCACCATTACTCAATACTAAAGTCCAAATTCAAGGCTTTAATTTGATCCAAAAGTACGTCAACGAGTTAAGTTGGTATTTCTATTAGGTACTTCTTGCTCAAGTACATCTTACAGGTGTGTACAGATAGAGTTAGAAAGAAATTATTGTAAGGATttctcttcaaatttttttttcattttccttctttcttAACAATAAATGCTTCTATATATTCTATATACATCATTAATCCGTATGTGCGTTttcctttttattaattttctagttgattattatgttattaacataatatattaaaaatatgatacGTAACAAATTTTATctcatatattaataattatcaaGTTCatatcataaattaaaaaaaataactaatttaattcaCGTGAGTAATTCTTTAAGATTaatctttaaatattttagaaatttaaactctttaaattttaaattttcatttaagaagGTAAagtttgttcttttatttttaaataattctttttcatatttttttatcaatcacattttatcttttaaaataaaatttaaaatttaaaaaatctaaatcttttgtttttatttaactctttatttattatactttataTCCAATtcagatttaaattttagaatttagcatttaaaattaaattaaaagataagattcataatttagaatttaaattttaaaatttagacttTCGAATTTAAAGAACACTACCctccttatttttttttcgtaAGGTGTTAGCATCAACCTTTTTCCAACGTCAAATTGATCAAGTTGAGGTATAAATCTTTAAGAAATACAGTtatacttcaatttttttaaggaCCAATATCAACAATAATGCATTCTCAATCCAAAGTTGACCAATGAGTCAATTacatatttttctttcattttttcataaaaCCATCCTGCATAGAGTATTATTCAAGTTATTCAACAGACAAATTTTCCGTTTTTTCATATTATGTCAAATACTTAGCTAGCGTCGAAAGAAAAAGATTGAGAGACTGAGATTGGGAGACAAAGACggaaaaacaaatattaaaataagtcTTAGTATTGTATTTGGTATAAAGTTggagacagagattgaaataagaataaaactctaatttaatttgcataaaagataaagttagaattaattaattaaaatagaaatattttaggcataaaatattattaaagtttcagtctttatcctaaaaaaatttcaatctctGTGTCTCCATTTTTTGGAgatactgaaatactgaaattttaaaagcagatattaaaattttagtactaATCTCTAAACTACTAAACATGATACTGAATTTTAGTCTTTCCGTCTCTTACCCTATCTTACCGTTACAgaaatacttttaaataaatCGGTTAGCAAAGTGATCCTTAAAAAAGAATGGTATTTAATGTTTAATAATCTTTCTAATACTTAATTAAATGTATTTAGAACCTTGTAAAACTTCCTATATTTAGTTGCTAGGATTTAGGAAGAGTATTTGTGAAGAAGATTTATCATTATCCATTATTGTTACATGATTCTACTTCTACCTTGGCCAGCAAAATCGTATCATCAATAGTGGGAAACTTACTAAGATGTTTTTGGGGTttatgtacaaaaaaaaaaactcagtTCTAGTTACACTTCATATTCAAATCAGTACACACCACATGTAATGTAATCATTAGCACAATACCAGGTCGAACTTGCTTTTTTGGGAGGAAATGACTAAACTAAGAAAAGTTTGAAAATGGCAAGACAATAGAACTCTATCAACATATTTCTTGTTCATTTGCTGCtccttcctttttcattttcccCCCAATTTCTGACTAgaagatatatttatttatagttaCACATTATTacatgaatgacaaaccaaGAACACCCCCCACAAATAAATCATGTACACTGATGAAacctgaaaatattttatgcacAAACTCTACCAAAAACCTCTTGACGTAGTCCTTAAGGAATATAATCACTGTGCGGGGGCGCACGCCACTGTAACTGGAGTTCGAGTTCCATAGATTGTCAGAGCAGACGAGCGAAAAAAAAATGCAGAAATAGATAACAGTCTTAATGGCTTCAGCACAATCTGCACAGAAGATAATCTTAGAAGGAACTCTACTCCACTCACAATACTTGCTTAACTGAGCCTCTGACTCCGAAACAACCTCTATTCTAAGATTGTAGTGCGCCGGTTGCCGCTGGGGCTTGGCAAATTCCGAGAACCAATGCTTGCAGTTCTTAGGAGTCTGCGAAATTCTGGAAGGCTGATTTTTCCATCTTTGTCAATGTCAGCTTCCTCAAGCAGAGGATCAATTGAACCTCTTAATCCTGTATGCTGAAAATGGCCAAAAGGTTACATTAGTTGCAGAAAATCATAGATGCAAATATTGGTGAGCATTCACCGGGAAACAAATCTTAAATAAGGTTAAATTACTTTGGAAACCTTTTATAGTATCTTAATCAGTTTTTAATTAGATCCTTCtagtttaaatatttataataaaatccCTATACTGTACAAACATTTTCAAATAGGTCCATTTAGTTTAAAACTTTTCTGATTAAACTCCCAAACTAGACAAAAActctttaaaaaaaacattCTTTAGTATAGGGATTTGGTTTCAAGATTTATTAATTAGAAAGACctagttgaaaaatatttgttaacatAAGGAATTGAGTAAAAATGTTTAAACTATAGGGATGTGATTGAAAATTGTTGTGAAATCAGAGGCTTAATTGCAAATATTTAAACTAGATTTcaaaagtaattaaacctttaaaTAATTGAGAGAAAAAACTTCCTTAAAAAATGTTTGGGTAGCTTGAAAAAGACAGAGACCAACCATTCTTAGTTCCTCCGGAGTAATATATCCATCCTTGTCTATGTCGAATTTCTCAAAAGCAGCCTGTGATCGTCGCTGCCACTTTGCAGAGTCATGTTCCTCCAATTGGTGAACATGTAATGTAGCAGCCACAAACTCAGTGAAATCCACTAGCCCATCTGTGTTGCTATCTATCTGCAAATATATAAGATtgaattttactattttaacaAGCCAAAGGCAATATTAAGATTCCTGAGATCACTATCATCAATCACCAAAGAAACTCCATGTCTTAAAAGTTGAATTATGGCTGATTATGTGTACTGTCTGCACAATATCACGCATACTCACCGCTTGCAATATCTCTAGAACACGCGATTCTTTCAACTTCCAAGGTAGATCTTTAGCAAGAGCCTGAGCAAAAGTGGGGGAAACCGTGGTTAAGGGAATAATTACTCATTAATTGGTAATGTATTTAGATACTAGTTACAAAGCAAGTAAATTTAACAGGCTACCTGTCTCATCTCTTCCAGACTAATTGAACCATTTTTGTCCACATCAATCGCGTCAAATTGATCTCTTAGATCAGCCAACTCTTCTTCATTAAGTGTACTCGCCAATGCCTGGAAGATTATCAGGTAAGAGAAAAGCAGGACGGCTGGACCTATCACATTCTATGCCTACTGCCTGATATAACATGTAAAGGTTATAACTTAACTAATTTGTCTTACCCTCAATGCAAATTGTTTCAACCGGCTATACTTCACAAACTGGCGCATGTTGCTCAGAACTGATATATCAATAGGAATCTCCGATGCTTCTCCTCCTTCTCTAACCCATGGATGTGCTGGAAATATCAGGAATTTACAATAAGTCAAAGCAATTAAACATCAAGGGAAGCTTTTATTGTAAATTAACATATCAGAGTcttcttaataaaaaatgtaataaaatacACACAATTGGATACATACACAAAGCCTGAGCAGCAGTTAATCTTGCCCGAGGATCCTTTACCAACAATTTCTTCACAAAATCCTTTGCTGCACTGCTTATAGTTGGCCATGGTTTCCTGCGGAAATCAGGCTTGTTACGTAAGACCTGCATGGACAGATTATATCAGATCATACATTTAATGTAGCAACAAACAAAAGTTGTAAAACAAATTATTTGATCACAATCAATAGGCAAGGAAAGTAAGGGGCCAAAGATTTATTATTTATGCCACTAAAAAAACAAGAATAGATCACAATACCCCAAAAATTGTAAAACTTAAAAGAATGGACTAATGTTAATGTATAGTACCTCCTTGAAAATACCATCCTCGGTCTTATCCCAAAATGGACGTTTCCCACAGAGTAATATGTAAGTAATAACACCTATGCTCCACACATCTGACTCAGGGCCCGACTTGCGTTTTAAAACTTCAGGCGCAACATAGTAAGCACTGCCAACTATATCATGAAATTTTTTTCCTGCATTTTTTCCccgaaaaataacaaataattgtcaaataaagATCACAAAGATGTCTGATAactcaaacaaaaaaaggaaaatgatggtaataataataaaagtaataaagtaTACCGTgtttgatagaaaaaaaaaagagggggtTGGGGCAGGAAAAACAATCATGCACATTAAAGTATTTCCTCACCAGGTTTTATGAAATCTGACAAACCAAAATCTGTAGCCTTTAAAGGTGAGTTTTCTTTGGTTGATTTGAAAAGGAAGTTCTGCAtgcaaagaaaaaatatataattttgacaATGGCTCCATATGACTCAGATTTGCTAGGTATCCCAATGAACTTAACCCTACCTCTGGTTTCATGTCGCGGTGTACCAAACCATGTAGATGACACTCAGCAGCAACCTTGAGCATCTGCCTGACAACCACTGCGGCATCTTTTTCACTATACCGACTGTTCTTCCTGATTAAAGCAAATGAAGAAGTGAGTTTTGGTACGATAAATCGAGCTCAGACAAAAATTGGAGTCATTAATGAGTCCGTCACTGCAATCTCAATATGAACTCAGAATAGACACCTAGCTCAGTAAAATACTGATACAAACAATACTTACTTGGCCAATATCCGATCTAGCAGTTCTCCACCCTCACACAacctaataaaataaaggaGGTAAGGCTTAACTCAACATTAGCATGACAATAATACATGATTTTATAGGATAAATTCAGACTACATTGCAATAAATTACTAGTCAAAACCAAATGAACACAGGAAAAAAAGGCCAAAAATGAAACCAACTTACTCCATAACTATGTACACATAGGAATCATCTTCAAAAGCATTGTAGAACTGAACCACATTCTCGTGGCCAGCAAGTGCTTTCAGTATCTTGACTTCTCGCTTGACGTCCTCCACAGCTATAGGAAGAACCATCTgccaacaaattcaagagataataaatttagaaatgcATGATTTTATCTAAGCTCACATCACTTCTGTGTGGCTAGACTGACACTAAACACACAACCACATAGCTGCTTAGCCTTAGGAATGCAATACACAGGTAAAAGAGAGAACCACAGTAACTACGAGCCGAGCAGCTACAATTAGAATAACCAACCACAATCTGAGAACTTAATCTCGATGCAGTTTAACAAACCTTTTACACAGTCATCCAATTATTTACTCAAGTCACTGGGATTTAGGAATAGTTGACTCTTTCAATAATAGCTACCTCAAAACTCATTCACCACTCACCTATACACCATACATTTTATATAATAAGTTGACAATGTAAAATACCAACATTATTAGTgtacaaaaatcaaatttccaaaaaataaaaaataaaaaaccataTTCATACACCAGAAAATTTCAGCAAATGAAAGTCAACATTCAACAAATCTGAGCACACcgtcagcatcatcatcatccaacaACCAAATCAAGAATTGCAGAGCCTCAATCACCCAAACCTTAATCGACTTCACCACTTACGCTTGAAATCTCAACAAATATTCCAGCTGTAATAACTGAAAtcctaactaactaactaatcataactaaataaacaaatctacctttgccttatcgaGCCTCTTAACGGCGACGCGGTGGCCATCGGCCTTGTCAATTGCGACATAGGTGTAACCGAATTGACCGTGACCTAACAACTTGCCAAGGGAGTAACGGTCATCGAAGTCTTTGTCGTAACCGAAATCGGTTCGCTTGCCGCACGGCACGTGCTTGTGCGTAGGCCGTTGCTTCTGCTGCTGGTGATGCCGTTGGTGTTTGTGTTTGTTGTGATGCGACGTCGTATTGGAGCCGCTAACGACTTTAGATGCGGAAAAGCACGCGCCCATGATTGAGTGTTAGTGAAAAGAGAATAGTTATTGTTTGAGATGGTGATGCGGTGTtgggaataataataatgaggAGTGTTAGTCGtcgtagtaataataataatagggagTAGGTAGTAGTTGTCATTCATTTGATGAGAGAATAGAAAAGATAATAAGATATATGAATTAAGAAAgtgttgtgtgtgtgtgtgtatctgtgagagagaagaggaaaggTTGGAGCAGggaggaggaagaagggaagaaggagGGGAGTGGTCAAAACGGACTTTTGAATGGAGAGTTAGTCAGACAGACTCTACTACTCTCTTCTGTTGATTTTTGGtcttaaaatcattttttttttaagtactaTATGTAATTATTGCTTTAGAGTGCGTAGATTAACCAATAACCATGTTAAATAATGCCAATGGACTTTGTGAGTTCTGAATTAATCCATATCTAAGTGAAGGAAGGAAACTTTTTTAAAGTAATGTTacgtaaataaaatttagagtatCATTTTCGTTTCAAACGTTTGGGATaagttttaaagttgttcttaaCGTTTCAATCGTTCTATTTAAGTTCTTAACGTTTTAAAACTGATTGTCTTGCCGTTAGAAATCCGTTAACAtaattgacggcgggacaaaattgagacaattttaaaacgttgGGGACTTAAATTGGACGAAAACGTTaaagacaaaaatgatacatagaaataaattttaattttatccttcaataatatcaattttttactatatatagtattcagttattttttaatcacatctaagtaaattacacttaatcatattaattttattttaaataaattattttttataattttattcttaaagatttttagctatcatgaaatatttgtagaatgactagtatataaacttacagaaaagaaaaaaataatatatatacaataaaatataaattataccttttgtctctaatgtatcaaaattctttaaaattataaaaaaataaatttatttaaattgaaagtaatgtgattaagtgtaatttatttagatgtaattaaaaaataattgaatactatgtacagtaaaaaattaatattattgaaagataaaattaaattaaaatttaattttatgtattttttgtctttaacgTTTTTGCCCTATTTaaatccctaacgtttcaaaatcgtctcaattttgtcccaccgtcaattctgttaacggatccctaacggcaggacaacattgagtcaattttaaaacgttagagacttaaataggacgattgaaacgttagggagaACTTTGAGACTTACCACAAACGTTGGGACAAAAACGATGTTttactctaaaatattattttttattaatgtttattaatattctaaatattaaattttaaattttaaattttaaatctaaaattttaatgctataaaaataaaatatttgtttattattgactattattaattatttattctgaAGTTTAAAATAGATTGATCATGTGATGGATCTAACAAAATTCGactaaaattaaagaagatcacaCCAAAAATAATACGGATTAATTTATCCGACTTACTTAGAATATGAGTATCATGACTCAAGTCCTACCcgacttaaagagcaagaaaagacTCCTCTCTCGCTAATACTGTTATTATCCacgtaaaaataaatttgtgacATGGACTAATTTTCTATGTCAAgaaaaattcatttattttagataagaccataaatttaaataactaaatcatcatatttatctataaatatttttatatgtactttttattcactattttttaattaatatgaaACTGTTTAAGATATCTTTAGTATTAACATTGATCTTTTTATATTATAGTATTAcatgagtttttttatttaaataaataaatgaaatacATTAATTTCCAGAATATACTGAGATAAAAAGATAGACGAAAATGCATAGGACCACTTTAAGATAAGTATATACAAAATGGGTTAAGCCTTCATTTCAGGAAAAGCACCATTAAATTGAATCTGACATGGCAGAACCACTTCTGGTTCGGCGCTAGTAAAATGGGCAAGAGTGGCCATTTAGTGACTGGTGCCCACGAAATGGGCGCATCAAATGGGGCAGACACGAAATGGTGTCCAACTCATTGGTACTACAAATGAAATAGTACAAATAAGGTGTACCACATGtgaaattagttttgaatttCGCTATATAAACGCTTGTGGCTACCAGTGTGTTATCATACACGGAAGAAACTATTCTCCTGCCATCTCTTCCAACTCCAAATTTTTTTCTACCACTTTACTTTCTTTATCTCTTAAATACTGTGGTTGCTAGTTTTGTTGTGTCTGTGGCTTCTGAAAATATCTATGTCATCATATATTCGAATGAAAAAATTTCTCATACAGCAGAAGGTATCACATTTGTTTGTGGTGATCCACTTTAGATAATGATTCCGCCACAAACATCATTGCAAgaaatgaaaattttgattctCATAAATACTAGTATGGTTGGAAAAAAGGAAATTACGAAGCTGACTTACAATATGTCAGTTGCAGTAACCAACTCATCTGCGTatcagaaaata is part of the Arachis duranensis cultivar V14167 chromosome 1, aradu.V14167.gnm2.J7QH, whole genome shotgun sequence genome and encodes:
- the LOC107476694 gene encoding calcium-dependent protein kinase 28, with protein sequence MGACFSASKVVSGSNTTSHHNKHKHQRHHQQQKQRPTHKHVPCGKRTDFGYDKDFDDRYSLGKLLGHGQFGYTYVAIDKADGHRVAVKRLDKAKMVLPIAVEDVKREVKILKALAGHENVVQFYNAFEDDSYVYIVMELCEGGELLDRILAKKNSRYSEKDAAVVVRQMLKVAAECHLHGLVHRDMKPENFLFKSTKENSPLKATDFGLSDFIKPGKKFHDIVGSAYYVAPEVLKRKSGPESDVWSIGVITYILLCGKRPFWDKTEDGIFKEVLRNKPDFRRKPWPTISSAAKDFVKKLLVKDPRARLTAAQALSHPWVREGGEASEIPIDISVLSNMRQFVKYSRLKQFALRALASTLNEEELADLRDQFDAIDVDKNGSISLEEMRQALAKDLPWKLKESRVLEILQAIDSNTDGLVDFTEFVAATLHVHQLEEHDSAKWQRRSQAAFEKFDIDKDGYITPEELRMHTGLRGSIDPLLEEADIDKDGKISLPEFRRLLRTASIGSRNLPSPSGNRRTTILE